DNA sequence from the Oceanispirochaeta sp. genome:
CTGTTAAAAGGGGAGCCTCCCGGCCCTTCATGGCATTGATGAAGTTATAGGTTGCATTTCTGAATCCTGAGGACCAGTCAGATTCCAGATCTTCATAATGATTCCATTTTGAGCCGTTAAAATGGCTGAGAGCCGGTCCGGTTCGGAGTAAGCCTGTCGCCCTGTTGACCAGAATAATTCCTTTGGAACCGGTTATTTCGAACCATTCATCATTGGCATAGTAATCAGAAGGCATATCCATATCCCAGCAATGAGTATAGTCACAGCTTCCGTATTTAATGCCGTCTTTGTATTTCCATATGATATTGGCGGGACAGTCGACAATTCCGTCGGCCGAGTCGATCCAGGCTGAGACCCGGTCAATATCGCCCATAAGATACCAGGCGACACACCACATATGATGTCCGTGATCAAAGGTCTGCATACCCCGGCCCTCAATGTTTTCCTGCATCCGCCATTCCCAGGTACTGGGATCAATATCCCATCCGCCGGATGAGCCACTGATGAACTTTATCCGCATATTGATCGGCTCTCCGATGGCTCCGCTGTCTATAAGTTCTTTTGCTTTTTGCAGAGGAGGGTAGAAGATGTAATTTTCAATAACCTTATAGACTCTGTCCAGGTCTTTTACGGAGGTCAGCATTCTATCGGCGCTGTCCAGGCTTATGGTCATCGGTTTTTGTACCATTATATGTTTACCGGCCGCGGCAGATTCAATAACCAGAGTCTCATGAAGCTTTTGAGGGGTTAATATTTCGATGGCATCAATCGCAGGGTCCGCTATCATTTCCCGGTAATCTTTATAATACTTCACGGCTCCCCATTCTTTCTTTTTCGCCAACCCTGTTGCTTCGTTTCTGGTTGACACACCATAGATTCTCGCTTCCTTATGATCTTTGTATCCAAGAGCATGGAGATCAGAAATTCTTCCCAGTCCAATGAGTCCTACATTTATCTTGTCCATTTTTACAGTCCTATCCTATGTTTTTCCTGTTGTACTGATTCACACCAGTTTCCGACGTTCCAGTTTCCAAATGCACCCAGTCCTCCCAGTTCATGATCCCCGCTGTAAACAGGAATAGAAACAAGAGATAAACCTTTATATTGATAGGCCGACTCCAGGGCCTGATTTAGTTGATTGATTGATGATCCTCCATCAAATGATGCGACCCCCTTGAACGCAGCTGCCAGTTGGAGATAATCAACCTCAACGGAATCATTTGTTGCAAACTCTTTGCCGTATTGGGCCTGCTGCAAACCACTGATGGCGGCCATTTTTCGGTTGTCAAGAAGTACAATCATTCCCTGTACTCCGAATTGAACTGCATCAAGAAGAATCTGTGGATTCATCAAAAAACTGCCATCCCCGGTAAATGCTATGGAATATTCCTTCTCCTCAGCCATGGCATAGGCAAGGAGAGCCGATACGGCAAAACCCATATAGGAAGATCCTGTATCCGTATATGTTTTACGGGGTACATTATCCCTGACCAGTTGAAAGCCATTGGCCTGTACATCTCCCGCATCAAATATTTTGACAGCCTTCTTCCCGTCGGCAAAGCTGATGATCTGGTCTAGGGCGGCAGGTTGAGTCAGAAGGGCTCTCCCCCACTTATCATCCTGAAGAACCGGATTGTTAAATCTTTTTTGTCTGAATTCGTCCCATTCCTTTCTCTTCAATTTACAGCGGGATATCCATTCTTGTTTTCCGGATACTATATTCTCTTCTCTTTCTTCCATTATTGAATTCAGTTGTTTAAGAATCTCACCACAGTCAGCTAAGAGAGGGAGGGTTTTATTGTATTGAAGAGCATCTTCCCATCGGGTATTTATGTTTATTATCTGCTGTGTGTTTTTCCATGCCGTTCCTGATGAATCCCATTGGCAGACTCCTCTGGCTCCCAGAACTATAAGGAGTTCGCAGTTTTCCATGGCATAGTTACCCGATATAGACCCTTTTGAGCCTCCCACAGTCATATTTCTTTCATGATTGCCGGGGAGTAAACCCGGAACCTGGGGACCATGAACATAAACAGCCCCTGAAAGTTCAATAAACCGGGAGAGAACCGGGGGATCAATATTCCGGGCTCCACCTCCGGCTTTCACCGTAATCCTGGAATATTGTCTTATTAAATCTACAGCGGCTCTGCATCCATCCTTATCGGCCCGGGCGGCTGACGGGAACCTGGCAGGAACTGGAAGTTCCTTCAGGTTCATGTTCTCCATGATCTTTCCCTGGACATTCATGGGAAGGAGCATGAAAAATGGGCCTTCTCTCATGGGGTTGAAAACCGTGTTGTATCCCCATTTTAAAGCTGTAAAAAGTGCTTCGGGAGTGTTCAGGGAGTAAGATCCGCCCATGGCTGAAGTGATCCTGAGAAACATATCCTGCTCTCTGTTTGCTATCTGCTGCATGTTCGGGCCTTCATTATGAGTTGTTTCATCTCCAAAAATGTAGTAAACCCCCAGCCCGTTTGACTTCGGGACAAGAGAAGCTGCAAAGGCTTGTAGAGCACCGGGGCCAATAGAAGTAAAAACCGCTGCATATTCACCATACTGCCATCTAAGCTGAGCAGCCGTATGTGACGCCTCTATCTCATTCCGGACGTTATACACCTCCACGAGGCCTTTCTCCTGATACACACGGAGGACTTCACCCACATCTGTTGTACCATGACCGAATATACCGACAAATTTCCGTACTCCCTGATTCAACAGTCCCAGGACCAGAGCCTCAGACAGGGACACATCCTGAAACTGTTTCAGAACCGCGCTATCCAGTGCGGATCGGAGAGAACCTGCCTTTTTGATCTTAACGGCTCGTTGTATTCTTTCTTCTAGATGATTACTCATTCTTACTCCTTTACAGCACCCATAGAAAGGCCGTGGATGAAATGT
Encoded proteins:
- a CDS encoding Gfo/Idh/MocA family oxidoreductase, yielding MDKINVGLIGLGRISDLHALGYKDHKEARIYGVSTRNEATGLAKKKEWGAVKYYKDYREMIADPAIDAIEILTPQKLHETLVIESAAAGKHIMVQKPMTISLDSADRMLTSVKDLDRVYKVIENYIFYPPLQKAKELIDSGAIGEPINMRIKFISGSSGGWDIDPSTWEWRMQENIEGRGMQTFDHGHHMWCVAWYLMGDIDRVSAWIDSADGIVDCPANIIWKYKDGIKYGSCDYTHCWDMDMPSDYYANDEWFEITGSKGIILVNRATGLLRTGPALSHFNGSKWNHYEDLESDWSSGFRNATYNFINAMKGREAPLLT
- a CDS encoding thiamine pyrophosphate-dependent enzyme, translated to MSNHLEERIQRAVKIKKAGSLRSALDSAVLKQFQDVSLSEALVLGLLNQGVRKFVGIFGHGTTDVGEVLRVYQEKGLVEVYNVRNEIEASHTAAQLRWQYGEYAAVFTSIGPGALQAFAASLVPKSNGLGVYYIFGDETTHNEGPNMQQIANREQDMFLRITSAMGGSYSLNTPEALFTALKWGYNTVFNPMREGPFFMLLPMNVQGKIMENMNLKELPVPARFPSAARADKDGCRAAVDLIRQYSRITVKAGGGARNIDPPVLSRFIELSGAVYVHGPQVPGLLPGNHERNMTVGGSKGSISGNYAMENCELLIVLGARGVCQWDSSGTAWKNTQQIININTRWEDALQYNKTLPLLADCGEILKQLNSIMEEREENIVSGKQEWISRCKLKRKEWDEFRQKRFNNPVLQDDKWGRALLTQPAALDQIISFADGKKAVKIFDAGDVQANGFQLVRDNVPRKTYTDTGSSYMGFAVSALLAYAMAEEKEYSIAFTGDGSFLMNPQILLDAVQFGVQGMIVLLDNRKMAAISGLQQAQYGKEFATNDSVEVDYLQLAAAFKGVASFDGGSSINQLNQALESAYQYKGLSLVSIPVYSGDHELGGLGAFGNWNVGNWCESVQQEKHRIGL